A section of the Hirschia baltica ATCC 49814 genome encodes:
- a CDS encoding chorismate mutase: protein MSEEKQVNAPQELLKLRASIDNIDNAVIHMLAERFKCTQAVGKLKADHDLPPSDKAREAAQIERLRQMAKDADLDPEFAEKFLNFIVTEVIRHHEQFRK from the coding sequence ATGTCTGAAGAAAAGCAGGTGAATGCCCCTCAAGAATTGTTGAAATTGCGGGCATCCATCGACAATATCGACAATGCTGTCATCCATATGCTGGCCGAGCGCTTTAAATGTACGCAGGCGGTTGGAAAGTTAAAAGCCGACCATGATCTGCCACCATCTGATAAGGCCCGTGAAGCGGCACAGATAGAGCGTTTACGTCAAATGGCAAAGGATGCGGATCTTGATCCCGAATTTGCTGAAAAGTTTCTAAATTTCATCGTGACGGAAGTGATCCGTCACCACGAACAGTTTCGCAAATAG
- the rpsP gene encoding 30S ribosomal protein S16, with translation MALKIRLARGGTKKRPYYRIVVADSRMPRDGRFIEKVGHYNPLLSKDDEGRVGFDADKIKEWLAKGAQPTDRVARFISEAGLVEWKHGNNPNKAKPGQKAQERIEEKKEKEEARKAAEEEAKEAAKEAAKAAKEAAKAAAEAPAEEAPSEEAASE, from the coding sequence ATGGCTCTAAAAATTCGTCTTGCCCGTGGTGGTACTAAGAAACGTCCTTACTACCGCATCGTTGTTGCTGACTCACGTATGCCACGTGATGGTCGTTTCATCGAAAAAGTAGGTCACTACAACCCACTTCTTTCTAAAGATGATGAAGGTCGCGTTGGTTTTGATGCTGACAAAATCAAAGAATGGTTGGCTAAAGGTGCTCAACCGACTGATCGTGTAGCACGTTTTATCTCTGAAGCTGGCCTTGTTGAGTGGAAACACGGAAACAACCCAAACAAAGCGAAACCTGGTCAAAAAGCTCAGGAACGTATTGAAGAGAAAAAAGAAAAAGAAGAAGCACGTAAAGCTGCTGAAGAAGAAGCTAAAGAAGCAGCAAAAGAGGCCGCTAAGGCTGCTAAAGAAGCGGCTAAAGCAGCTGCTGAGGCTCCTGCAGAAGAAGCACCTTCTGAAGAAGCTGCATCTGAATAA